GCACTTTACCAGGCTAGCCATAAAATTGTGAGTCTCTCTGAAGCTCAAAACACCAGACAATATGATGTGGTAGGACCCATTTGTGAATCGTCAGATGCTTTCGGGAAGGCCATCACGCTGCCAGAAACCAAACGTGGAGATATCCTGATGATCTGTTCGGCAGGTGCCTATGGTGAAACCATGAAAAACAGCTACAACGCGCGTGACCTGGCGCCGGCTTATTATTCAGAGTAATTTAAGCAACCAAAAAACCGATGATCAGATACATTACTACGGACAACCCTCCAGTGAAGAGGGCGTAGGGTAGCTGCGTCTGTACATGCTCTATGTGATCTGATCCAGAGGCCATGGAGGAGATGAGTGTGGTGTCTGAGATAGGTGAACAGTGGTCTCCAAATACACCACCACCCAGTACAGCTGCCACGGCCAGGTAGATGTTCAGGTCGATGGCCTGAGCCAGAGGTACAGCGATTGAAATCATGATTGCAAAAGTGCCCCAGGAGGTACCTGTGCTGAATGCAATAAAACAGCTTGTGAGGAATATAATAGCCGGAGCGAGCGAGGGTGAAAGCCAGGAGGAGGTGACCGAAGCCACATACACGCCTGTGCCAAGTTCTTTGCAGAGCGTGCCAATAGCAAATGCGAGTACCATGAGGATGGCCATAGAGAGCATTTCTTTCATTCCGGTCATGCTTTCTTCTATGAAGTTTCCAAGACTAATTTTCTTTTGGAAGCCATAAAATACTCCGGCAAAAACTACTGCGGAGATCACAGCATACAATACGGCCGCAGAACCCGAGGCATTGGCTATGGCATCCCAGGTTTTAGTGCCAAAAGAACCAGACGTCTCAGCTGACCAGCCGGTATAAATGAGAAACAGAGGCATGGAAATGATCATGATTCCAAGAGGAAGAAGCATGTTTCGCGCTTTTCCCTCCGGTAGCTCTTCCTGATTTGAAGGAGTATCAACAGTGTT
This Marinoscillum sp. 108 DNA region includes the following protein-coding sequences:
- a CDS encoding Na+/H+ antiporter NhaC family protein, with protein sequence MTDFGFLSLLPPILAIFLAIRTKQVIVSLVFGLLLGYVIIAGGNVFEGILSTADHLVQVFESAGNTRTVLFTLLIGALIQLIRYSGGINGFVGRIQKSILKSKNPKSKLQVAAGLTGFFIFIESNISILTVGTVFQSLFDKFNISRQKLAYLADSSSAPSCILFPLNAWGAYIIGLLSVYEGVAPFKTLLYSIPFNFYPILTLALVFFLAATNKSYGPMKRFEQNTVDTPSNQEELPEGKARNMLLPLGIMIISMPLFLIYTGWSAETSGSFGTKTWDAIANASGSAAVLYAVISAVVFAGVFYGFQKKISLGNFIEESMTGMKEMLSMAILMVLAFAIGTLCKELGTGVYVASVTSSWLSPSLAPAIIFLTSCFIAFSTGTSWGTFAIMISIAVPLAQAIDLNIYLAVAAVLGGGVFGDHCSPISDTTLISSMASGSDHIEHVQTQLPYALFTGGLSVVMYLIIGFLVA